The following are encoded in a window of bacterium genomic DNA:
- the sufC gene encoding Fe-S cluster assembly ATPase SufC produces MLEIRNLHVAVEGKKILSGINLSVRAGEVHAIMGPNGSGKSTLAQVLAGHPSYEVLEGEVLYEGKNLLEMIPEVRAREGVFLAFQYPVEIPGVMNFHFLKAAVNEIRQHRGLEEMDAMEFSQFLDEKIKLVEMDPNLMNRRLNEGFSGGEKKRNEILQLAVLDPKLAILDETDSGLDIDALKSVAAAVNKLRRPDNAMLIVTHYQRLLNYITPDFVHVLFNGRIVKSGDKELAHELEAKGYDWIKEEVGAA; encoded by the coding sequence ATGTTAGAAATCAGAAATTTGCATGTGGCGGTGGAGGGCAAGAAGATTTTGTCCGGAATCAATCTATCGGTTCGTGCCGGAGAAGTGCACGCCATTATGGGACCTAACGGTTCCGGAAAAAGCACGCTGGCTCAAGTGCTTGCGGGACATCCTTCGTATGAAGTACTCGAAGGGGAAGTTCTTTACGAAGGGAAGAACCTTCTGGAAATGATTCCGGAAGTGCGCGCGCGGGAGGGTGTATTTTTAGCGTTTCAGTATCCTGTTGAGATTCCTGGTGTGATGAATTTCCATTTTTTGAAAGCGGCGGTCAATGAGATCCGCCAGCACCGGGGATTGGAGGAGATGGATGCGATGGAGTTTTCCCAATTTCTGGATGAGAAGATCAAGCTGGTCGAAATGGATCCCAATTTGATGAACAGGCGTCTGAATGAAGGATTCTCCGGCGGAGAAAAAAAGCGAAATGAGATCCTTCAACTCGCTGTGCTTGATCCCAAACTCGCGATTCTGGACGAGACGGATTCAGGCCTGGATATTGATGCGCTCAAGAGCGTGGCCGCTGCGGTGAACAAACTTCGCCGGCCGGATAACGCAATGTTGATTGTGACTCATTATCAACGTTTGTTGAACTACATCACACCTGATTTTGTGCACGTTCTTTTTAATGGACGGATTGTGAAGTCGGGCGATAAAGAGTTGGCGCACGAACTGGAAGCGAAAGGCTACGACTGGATCAAGGAAGAGGTAGGTGCAGCTTGA
- the sufB gene encoding Fe-S cluster assembly protein SufB yields MAKAKEIQELTDREYQYGFVTDIESESMPPGLNEDVIRFISAKKNEPPFMLEWRLQAYRYWARLEAAEAEPKWANIHYDPIDYQAIRYYSSPKKKPASLAEVDPELLAMYEKLGVPLKEREILAGVAVDAVFDSVSVATTFKEKLAEMGIIFCSFSEAVENHPDLVKKYLGSVVPYTDNFFASLNAAVFSDGSFCYVPKGVRCPMELSTYFRINAAETGQFERTLIVAEEGSYVSYLEGCTAPMRDENQLHAAVVELITLDDAEIKYSTIQNWYPGDKKGKGGIYNFVTKRGKCSGRRSKISWTQVETGSAITWKYPSCILQGDDSIGEFYSVALTNNYQQADTGTKMIHIGKNTRSTIISKGISAGHGNNTYRGLVQIQPQANNARNYSQCDSLLLGDKCGAHTFPYIDVRNNTGVMEHEASTSKISEDQLFYCKQRGISAESAVNLIVSGFCKEVFKKLPMEFAVEAQKLLNVSLEGSVG; encoded by the coding sequence CGAATCCGAATCGATGCCTCCCGGATTGAATGAGGACGTGATCCGCTTTATCTCTGCTAAGAAAAATGAGCCTCCCTTCATGCTGGAATGGCGACTGCAGGCGTATCGTTACTGGGCGAGACTCGAAGCCGCAGAAGCCGAGCCGAAATGGGCCAATATCCATTACGATCCGATCGATTATCAGGCCATTCGCTATTATTCGTCCCCCAAGAAGAAGCCGGCAAGTCTTGCGGAAGTCGATCCGGAGCTTCTCGCCATGTATGAAAAACTGGGAGTCCCGCTCAAGGAGCGCGAGATACTCGCGGGTGTAGCAGTGGATGCGGTCTTTGATTCTGTTTCTGTAGCGACGACTTTTAAAGAAAAACTGGCGGAAATGGGAATCATTTTTTGTTCGTTTTCAGAGGCTGTTGAAAATCATCCCGATCTGGTAAAGAAATATCTTGGTTCGGTGGTTCCTTACACCGACAATTTCTTTGCCTCTCTCAACGCTGCCGTATTCAGTGATGGATCCTTTTGCTACGTTCCGAAGGGTGTGCGTTGTCCGATGGAGCTTTCCACCTATTTCCGGATTAATGCAGCCGAAACCGGTCAGTTCGAAAGAACACTGATCGTGGCGGAAGAAGGAAGCTACGTGAGTTATCTGGAAGGATGTACCGCACCGATGCGCGATGAAAACCAACTCCACGCCGCGGTTGTCGAGCTCATTACGCTCGATGATGCGGAGATTAAGTATTCCACGATTCAGAACTGGTATCCGGGAGATAAAAAAGGAAAAGGTGGAATTTACAACTTCGTGACAAAACGGGGCAAGTGTTCCGGACGTAGATCGAAAATTTCCTGGACTCAGGTGGAAACAGGATCGGCGATTACCTGGAAATATCCCAGCTGCATACTTCAAGGAGATGACTCGATCGGTGAATTCTATTCGGTGGCCCTGACCAACAATTATCAGCAGGCCGATACGGGAACTAAAATGATCCATATCGGAAAAAACACGCGAAGCACCATTATTTCAAAAGGAATCTCAGCAGGGCATGGCAACAATACTTATCGGGGGCTTGTCCAAATTCAACCGCAGGCCAACAACGCGCGGAATTATTCTCAATGTGATTCTTTGCTGCTGGGAGATAAATGTGGCGCGCATACCTTTCCTTATATAGATGTGCGCAACAACACAGGTGTAATGGAGCATGAAGCTTCCACTTCCAAAATCAGCGAAGATCAGTTGTTCTATTGCAAGCAAAGAGGCATTTCCGCTGAGAGCGCAGTCAATTTGATCGTCAGTGGCTTCTGCAAAGAAGTATTCAAAAAGCTTCCGATGGAGTTTGCTGTGGAAGCGCAAAAACTGCTGAACGTCAGTTTAGAGGGTAGTGTAGGATAA